The proteins below come from a single Vidua chalybeata isolate OUT-0048 chromosome 1, bVidCha1 merged haplotype, whole genome shotgun sequence genomic window:
- the GDAP1 gene encoding ganglioside-induced differentiation-associated protein 1 — protein sequence MAPLVLYHWTQSFSSQKVRLAIAEKALKCEERDVNLPLSEHNEPWFMRLSSSGEVPVLIHGENIICEATQIIDYLEATFVDEEVPRLMPEEGSMYYPRVQHYRELLDSLPMDAYTHGCILHPELTVDSMIPAYATSRIRSQISNTESELKKLAEENPDLQDAYIAKQKRLKSKLLDHDNIKYLKKILDELEKVLDQVETELQRRNEETPEDGNQPWLCGDFFSLADVSLAVTLHRLKFLGLARRNWGNGKRPNLEAYYERVVKRKAFYKVLGHVNNILISAVLPTAFRVAKKRAPRVLGTTLLVSMLAGVGYLAFLCLRKRFANMVLSIRTRQNYF from the exons aTGGCGCCGCTGGTGCTGTACCACTGGACGCAGTCCTTCTCCTCGCAGAAG GTGCGGTTGGCAATAGCCGAGAAGGCGCTGAAGTGCGAGGAGCGCGATGTGAACCTGCCACTGAGCGAGCACAACGAGCCGTGGTTCATGCGCTTGAGTTCCTCTGGAGAAGTACCCGTCCTGATCCATGGGGAAAACATCATTTGTGAGGCAACGCAGATTATTGATTACCTTGAAGCGACGTTTGTAGATG AGGAAGTACCAAGATTAATGCCAGAAGAGGGGAGCATGTATTATCCAAGGGTGCAACATTACAGGGAGCTTTTAGACTCCTTGCCTATGGATGCCTACACACACGGCTGCATCCTGCACCCCGAGTTAACAGTGGACTCCATGATTCCAGCCTATGCTACCAGCAGAATCCGTA GCCAAATAAGTAACACAGAATCAGAATTGAAGAAACTTGCAGAAGAAAATCCAGATCTTCAAGATGCCTATATAGCAAAACAGAAGCGCCTTAAG TCTAAACTGCTGGATCATGATAATATAAAATATCTAAAGAAAATACTGGATGAACTGGAAAAAGTTTTGGATCAGGTTGAGACTGAATTGCAGCGGCGAAATGAGGAAACACCAG AAGACGGAAATCAGCCTTGGCTCTGTGGTGATTTCTTCAGTCTGGCAGATGTGTCACTTGCTGTCACATTACATCGCCTGAAGTTTCTGGGATTAGCAAGAAGAAACTGGGGAAATGGAAAGCGGCCCAACCTGGAAGCTTATTATGAACGTGTCGtgaagagaaaagcattttacaaaGTTTTGGGACACGTCAACAATATATTAATCTCAGCTGTCCTGCCAACAGCATTCCGTGTGGCCAAGAAAAGGGCTCCCAGGGTTCTTGGCACCACCCTGCTGGTCAGCATGCTGGCAGGGGTGGGCTATCTCGCTTTCCTGTGTCTTCGGAAGAGATTTGCCAACATGGTGCTATCGATTAGAACcaggcaaaattatttttag